The DNA window tcaaaatttttctaatatttagaaaaaagttgaaaacAGCACGCATACCCGGACGCTTCCTGGAcatcttgaaattgaagatatcCTTATAACTTCGATTGGAGTGGATGTAATCACTTGTCTTCTGTAGGTAGATCAACACTGGATTCAGTTTTGTGATTGTCAGTTGGTTCTGGGTTTGTGCCTGTTTGTTTTGCATTTGTTCTTTGAATGATACTATCTACTTTGTCAGTTAGATCAGGAAATTCTTCTATAATCTTCTCAGCCAGTGAGTCCCGCAATTGTTTCAGACCATGCATCTTGGCTCGTTGGTATTGATTCGATCTACGAATAGCTTCTACAAATTCTCTAGTATAAATATCGGGATTTCTGCCATCTTCAATATACTGTACTACTTCCAGTGGAATGTTAGTCTTATTCAAATGGGAGTCCGGATCATTACTtctttgattcaatttaaaCAATCTATCTACATTTCTTTTCAGATTTGTTATCATACCTTGAGTTGCCTCTCTAGTACCTGGAAAATCGTAAACTGACACACCAAGTTCGATAAAGGACTCAATTATGGAAGCAACCTGTTGTTCAGTGGTATCTAATTCAACGTGTAATTCCTTCAACTCGTTCTCCTCTCCTGACATGGTTGCACTTCTTTAAATTCTATTAAATTACTCTTCAAAGTGGTGAAAGTACTAAAACTTTTCAAGTAGAATTATAACTG is part of the Kazachstania africana CBS 2517 chromosome 1, complete genome genome and encodes:
- the NUT2 gene encoding mediator complex subunit NUT2 (similar to Saccharomyces cerevisiae NUT2 (YPR168W); ancestral locus Anc_7.524) — its product is MSGEENELKELHVELDTTEQQVASIIESFIELGVSVYDFPGTREATQGMITNLKRNVDRLFKLNQRSNDPDSHLNKTNIPLEVVQYIEDGRNPDIYTREFVEAIRRSNQYQRAKMHGLKQLRDSLAEKIIEEFPDLTDKVDSIIQRTNAKQTGTNPEPTDNHKTESSVDLPTEDK